A part of Vigna radiata var. radiata cultivar VC1973A chromosome 11, Vradiata_ver6, whole genome shotgun sequence genomic DNA contains:
- the LOC106776589 gene encoding putative glucose-6-phosphate 1-epimerase codes for MKASAGADKRPPPSPQKSVTTSGPSPQKPDENPLESIELVKDNNGITQLILRNNDASATVSLLGAQVVSWKTKLTGELLFLSKKAIFNPPNAVRGGISICFPEFKNRETEENHGFARNRIWVIEENPPHLSGDFKTKVYVDLLLKSSKEDAKIWPHSFEFRLRISLTAMGILGLTSRIRNVDRKNFSFCMVYHTYLSVSDISEVRIEGLETLYYLDNLLQKQRFTEQGVSLTFESEVDRIYTDCNNVVAVRDHYKKRTVIITKDGLPDIVVWNPWLKKSKSIADLGDKEYQQMLCVDGAAVENPITLKPGEEWKGSLELSFLLSS; via the exons ATGAAGGCTTCAGCGGGAGCAGATAAAagaccaccaccatcaccacagAAATCAGTTACTACTTCTGGACCATCACCACAGAAACCGGATGAGAATCCTCTTGAATCTATAGAACTCGTCAAAGACAATAATGGAATAACCCAACTCATTCTCCGAAATAATGATGCTTCTGCAACTGTTAGTTTGTTAGGAGCTCAAGTTGTTTCTTGGAAAACAAAACTAACCGGAGAGTTACTCTTTTTAAGCAAAAAA gcAATCTTTAATCCTCCCAATGCTGTGAGAGGAGGAATTTCAATCTGTTTTCCAGAA ttcaaaaacagagaaacagaGGAGAATCATGGATTTGCCAGAAACAGGATCTGGGTTATCGAAGAAAATCCTCCACACCTTTCAGGTGATTTCAAGACAAAAGTGTACGTTGATTTGTTGCTAAAATCATCTAAAGAAGATGCCAAAATATGGCCACATAG CTTCGAGTTTCGCCTAAGAATTTCTTTGACAGCAATGGGCATTCTGGGTTTGACGTCACGCATCAGAAATGTGGATAGAAAGAATTTCAGTTTCTGCATGGTCTATCATACATATTTGTCAGTCTCTGATATTAG TGAGGTGAGGATAGAAGGGTTGGAAACGCTATACTATCTTGATAACCTGTTGCAGAAACAACGATTTACAGAACAGGGAGTTTCTTTGACATTTGAATCAGAGGTTGATAGGATTTATACTGATTGTAACAATGTGGTTGCTGTTCGGGATCATTACAAGAAGAGAACAGTGATAATAACAAAGGATGGACTTCCTGATAttg TTGTTTGGAATCCTTGGTTGAAAAAGTCGAAGTCCATAGCAGATTTAGGAGATAAAGAGTACCAGCAAATGCTTTGCGTTGATGGTGCAGCAGTTGAAAACCCAATCACGCTGAAGCCTGGTGAAGAATGGAAAGGCTCTTTAGAACTGTCATTTCTTCTATCTTCTTAA